Within Mustela nigripes isolate SB6536 chromosome 3, MUSNIG.SB6536, whole genome shotgun sequence, the genomic segment CAATGCTTTTGGAGGCGTCGACCATCTGTCCCCCACGGGGGAggcaggagaaaaagagaatggttAATGCTCTTCACTACTTTCAGTGTGTAGGGATTTCAGACAGGGCTGGGTTCTAGAGGGGCACAGTACACCTCTGGGGTTCTTCATCCTACACCTTTGTCTGACCTTTGCCCTTCTCAGGGGAGGGGGAACTTGGCCTATGTCCTTGGGATGAAGCTGACCCACACTCCTGCTGCGGCTTAGATACAGGAGAAACACCCCATCTTGCCACTGATcagaccctctccctcccccagctcatgccaGCAGGCAGGTCAGTGGGGCACCTGCACATCAGCACCCACCCCATCCTGTTTGGTAGGGCTTTGGTttctgcaaaggaggctgggagagTCTGCCCCTCTGAGGCCATGCCCGGATGCTGCTCAGAGCTGAAGAAAGTTCTGCACTTTAGAAGCTAACCCTGGGTTTGACTCCTCTCCTTCTGGGGAAGAGGATTCCATCCTGACCCAGCTGGCTGCTCTCCCCCTCGATGAAAGCATGAGGACCTCTGGTCACTTCATGACCCAGCCACCTGAGAAACCACTCTCTGCCTGAAGCAAGGATGACCAAGCTGGACAGAATCTTCTGTGTGCTCAGGGTGGGGTGCCCCGTCTCACTGTTGGTCCAGGCTCGGTCCTGATGGGGCCTCTGGGGCAGGCAATTCTGCAGAAGCTGCGGTGATTATGGACTCACTCAGAGGCATGTATGACCATCTGGGAGGTCTGACTGCACAGCTCGCAATGATCTGCCCAGCCTGAGACCCCACGCAGTGACAGCCGCCTGAAGGCTCTTGGGACTGCTTACTGCAAACCATGAACTAGGTTGAACCTCACACATGGGTGtaatacatgtgtgtgcacacacactctgcaTGTGACCTCGTACACAGGCATactacgtgcacacacacactgcacacgGGCGTACTATGCACACATTACAGATAAACGCGCACATTACATATAAACTCTAACGCAGGCAATCACATCTAAACCACATTTCTAGTCCTCTGAGGGCCCAGGGGCAGAAACAGCACCGTGCCAACAAGCCCCTGGACCCAGATTTAGGATAGCTTTCCTCTCAAAATGGAAGCATGGAAACCCGGGGAAGCAGCCAAACCCAGAGCGGGGCTGGAAGCAGACAGGATGAACCCCGAAAGTATTAATGTGCTGGGGGGCAGTCAGTGTTCCAATGTGCAGGGGACCCACGAGAAGGTAACAGAGCTGCTGGGTGGGGCACAGCATAGACGGCAGGGagtcaaaacagaaacaaaacacgAATCTGTACAGATATGAATGTACAGGTAAACTGAAAATCCGATGAGCTGTGAGATTTTTACATGGTTTTTAAGAATCTCATCACAAACTGCTTCTTATTTATAGAGGGAGATAGAGTCCATGTCCCTGTGGAGAAGCCTTGCAAGTACCACTTGCAAGGTGGTAAAAGGGGATGTCACTCGGCCATACAAAAGGTTGAGCTCTTGCCATCGGCAACAACATGGGTGGCCCTAGATGGTATCATCCTCTGTGAAATGAATCACACGAAGAAGGACAGATACTGTAGGATTTCGCTTATATGTGGAGTCTCATATAAGTGAATAATCGCACACAGAAGCTAAGCCATAAGCGCAGAGGACGCACAGCTGCccccttgggggagggggtggggacagacaGATGAGAGGCACCGCACAGGGACTATGGTCAGGGATCCTGTGATGGTGCTGTGTACTGATAGGTGCAGCCACCTGTGTGGTGAGCCCCGAGTAACGTACAAGCCTGTCTAGTCACTTGGCTGCACACCAACGTTCGTCTAAGTGTGTGTCAGCGACATgcgaataaaaataaataccccaGAAAGTGAACATCATCAAAAGTGGAACAAAAGGGAATCCTACACACATGGCAGGATGCAGTGAGAATCCAGTGCCCCACCCAGGCCACCAGCAAAGACACACAGCCTGGATCCCACCACAGGGAAAAAACAGAGTCCACTGGACACTCACAAATCACCCCCGTGAACTTCAAAAGTGTCAATGTCATGAAAGTCACACAAGCTGGAGAATAGAGAAGGAACTGTACACTGAGTCATTTGTTAAAAAGGACACtagtaggggggcgcctgggtggctcagtgggttaggcctctgccttcggctcgggtcatgatcccagggtcctgggatcgagtcccacatcgggctctctgcttggcagggagcctgcttcctgccccccccgcccccccgcttgtgatctctttctgtcaaataaattaaaaaaatctttaaaaaaaaaaaaggacactagTGGGACCAGTGGGGGAGCCTGAATGGGGCCTGGGGACCTGCGGGTAGCAAGGGATGCACAGTAATGTCCCAGTTTTGATAGTACACAGCAGGGAAGGGGCACCAGAGAAGGGGCACCAGAGACTAATTTGTTCTCAAATGGTCCCAGGAAGAATTTTTTGTATTGTACTTGGAAGTTTTaaggtggtttttgttgttgttgttgttattgtttaattcaaagaatgttaaaaaagttaattttcagacaaacaaaagctgagagttCTATCCTAGGAGATCCAGCATACAGGAAATGTTTAAAGATGTTCTTAAGTTGAAGAAGTGACATGAGATGAAAACCTGGGAGGTTCAGGGTGGAGAGAGCCAGCACTGGTTGGAAAGAGATGGtctcctgtttctttccccactcccactccagATTTCATAccttcttgtcttgttccttacAGGGTTTGAAATGTGTTATAAATTAAGAATTGCCTAAACCACATAGAACCGATTggcaaaggaaaaacagaaatggaacagAACTTTGTAATTTCTTATATGATAAAATTATACAGTACAAAAATGGGATTGAAGCTTCCATGTGCGGAAAGAAATGCCCTTTTCGACCATTAGACAAGTGCACGGGCTCACCACTGATGTGAGCTCATGAGAGATGGAGAGCCTGTGGATACACAGGCATCCTCTGCTTTGTGAAAGCTCGCAGTACACCACTTTGCTTTCGTGAAGGATTTAGGTTAGTACCTATTTTTGCTAACAGAAAAAGATCCAGAAagtgtttttgcttttacaaaaaaaggtgaaaagcaaAAAGTTCATTCAGTGTCAGCACTGCAGGGAGCTGTCCCAGGCACCCAGAGCAGCAGAAGGCGCCTGTGTGCTCCTTGGGAATCTCTCTTGGCAGCTCGATGTCTGGCCGCAAGAGCTCGGCTCTGTGTCTGGGAGCCTGTGAGCTTCATCTCCATTGACTCTGTGTGTCTGTTAGCAAGTTGTGTCCTAAGTACCAGAAAAGCCCAAGAGAGGTGATTTTCTAACTCTGGGAACACTCAGAAAGGTTTTCATGTCAATCAGTGGtgattgcttctttgctttatggCATTTTCACTCATGAGCGGTTTCATGGGAACACTGTACTTCTAGCTAGTGGTGAAagccatactttaaaaatatgtgtgcaaACTGTGTCACAAAGAAGCCCCCTGAGAGGAACCCCCACCCTGGCAATGAGCAAGCAGAAGTCAATGAGGATGAATGGGGAGGGCCGCAGACAGGCAGGTCGCGGGAGAAGCACCAACCAGACAAGATGGCCAAAGTAGGAGCCGAGGCCAACGGAGCAGCAAGAAGGCTGCCTGTCTCACCAGTAAGACCTGTCAACCACCCTCGGTATCAGCTTTCTGGTTGCCAGGCTGCCTCTGACCACACAGGGACAAAGCTGTGTCCAGGCCACCAGGGTGCGCTCACATGAACTGGGTCTGGGGATGGGCGTGTGCAGGGAGGGCATGGGGAAGGGGCCCAATCTGGAACCCCTGGTGTCCCTCCTCAGGGAGGACCTGATGGTCCTTCATGGATGGAGACTGGGGCTAGGCCCTGGGTGAGGTGCGGAGGTGGAGGGAACAGGGCTGCAGGGCACTGAGCACAAGGAGACAGCACAGtgtggttggggggtgggcatGAGCCTGAGGGTGAGGCCCAGGCCTGGGAGTAAGAGTGTAGACAACAGCTCATCCCcacaaaaggaaacaaggaaTGGCCCTGGGGCCAAAATGGCAGGATAGGgttgagagggagacagcaaaTGACTCCCAGGCAGTGGGGGATGAGCCCCAAACCAGCCAGTCCCAACTTTCAGGGTTTATGGGGCCTGTAGACACAACAAGCCAGAGTGCGACTCAcaagtgaaagagagaaggcagtGTGAAGAGTGCCTTATAGGTCGGTGTTCTAGGTGACAAGCATGGCAAAACCTGGCAGAGGACAGCTGCCTGTGCAGAACTGCTGTTTGGGAGGGGTTATCTGGCCCATTCTCCCCAAATCACCCAGCAGGTACCCATCTCCCTTGTTTCACACAATCACAAAGGAGCAGAAACTGAGAGGGTGCTGAGGCCCCACCAGTGGAGCAGCCCTTGGCCAATGGCACCGCTCAGGCGCAGGACCTGAGCCACTTGTTGGCGGCTTCCAGCCAGCCGGTTCTGGGGGCAACACCAGAAGACACCCTCACCTTCCAGTTCAGAGTCTTGTCCGCCATCAGCTGGTGGAAGCAACGCAGTGCCCGCTCCTGGAAGTTCCCGTTCTCGTAGCGTTCACGGCCGAACTCTCCCCGCGCCGCAGCCTCCGCCAGCCCTAACTGAAGGAACACCACCAGGTCCGGCTTGGGGAGGCCCACGTCCGGCTGCTTGCACCAATCCAAGGAGAAATTCTGGCAGCATGGAACCCAAGAGTTAGAGAAAGAAGGTTTAATTgagtctaattctttttttttttttaaagattttatttatttgacagagagagatcataaataggcagaaaggcaggcagagagagagagagagagaggaggaagcaggctccctgctgagcagagagcccgatgcgggactcgatcccaggaccctgagatcatgacctgagccaaaggcagccgcttaacccactgagccactcaggcgccctggagtctaattcttgatttcaaaattCATAAAAGGGGAGAAATGAGCTAATGTCCAGCTGATATACCAAAAATGGAGCCTTCTTACATGGGAATGGTTTTTATTCCTGAGATCTCAAATGGTTTTGCCTTCTCCCACAAATCCTTCGTTTGCATTGACTTTGTGAATATACATTCAAAGACAGGATTCCCCAAAGCCCCGTGGAATCCGCACCTACAGCCTGGGTCCAAGGGTGGGCATGCCAACACAGTCCCATGCCTTCTGGCCAGGTGGAATGCTCAGTCCATGTGGCAGACCCTGGAGGCCCACCGCACACAGGAGGCCTGGGGTAGGCAGCAGATGGGCCCATGGGGGGAACGACCCCTAGTTTGGGTCCTGTACCTATACCTCTGCTGGGTAAGGGCATGAGCCCCCTTGAGAGAATGCTGGAGCCCTGCTGCAAGCATGTGCCACAGGCCTCTCCTCCACCCTCCTGCTCCTATTCAACCCATCAACTTCTAAAAATATGTCCCCATTTTTAGAGGAAAAGGTCATGTCCAGGAAGGCCCTGTCTCAAAGCCACAGAGCTCTGAAGACTTAGGTTTAGAACCCAGCTCTGCGCTGGGAGCTATAGGCTCAAGTAAGGTACTCAGCTGAGGAGTGAGCCCGTCAGCCCCCACAGACCCCCAGTAGCACATCAGGAAGACACGAGGGAGACAGTCCAGGACATGGCGGTCACTTGCCCCATCCTCCTCTTCCAGACGGAATCTCACTGACCAACACTTCCATAGGGCAAGTGTCCTTTTAGAAAAATTCCAGCCAGCACACGAGGAATGATGGGCAGAATTGAGGTCACCATTTTGCAACCCCTTGTGAAGGTACCATCACAAACCCAGTTTGTTACCACAAACGAGATAGCCAGATGCCCCGTGTCTCTCGATATGAGAGCCCAGAACTCCTTCAAGTaatctctccaaaataaaatcttaaaagattttaatgcaagttaaaaaggaaatgtgGGAGCCTGTATCATCACAGAGATCTAAGACACACGTCCAGTACGGCCCTGACATGGATTCCGATCCAGTTCGACTGCAGAAACCCAGGATGAGTCCATTTCTAAGTGAATGGCCACTGCACACATGGACCAAATGATGGCAGCATGAAACACCTGCATTTGTAAGAAGTCATTTTGGGACATGAGCTGAAGTGTTCACGAAGGAGCTGGTGATGTGTCTGGTGGGTCAGGGCAGAGAGCAGCAGGGGACAGTGCTGGGTGGGATATCATTTTCTCAGCTGGTATGTAGCTGAAAAGTTCTACTAAGCTGCAGACCACAGTGGCAGAGTAGCCCCTGTACTCCAAATGACAGCTCCATGGCTGGCTTGCGGAGGCCAGGAAAACCCACAGAAGGTGCCCGACATGCACCATCCACTCTAAACATGACACTGAACAGAGAAGCACCGCTGAGCGACCATCGTGGGGAAGGGACATGGTGACACCCACCGTTGACATTACCAATGAGCTACGGTTCCGTCAACATCTGCTCCTCCCACTGATACACAGCAAGTGGACCAGGCAAAGGAAAGGGCCCTAACGAACCACAAGCTCCTGAGTCCGCACCTGGCATCATCCCACTGGGGCCATGCAGCACTCACCTCCTTTGCACTGGTGAAGGCGACACCAGAGAATGCATATCTGTCAACGACGAGGGTGATGCCCTGGCCCAACTTCTTCTTGATCAGAGGCCTAAAAACAGAGAGCGTTTCTGAGCCATGGTCCTGGCTTCCCAGGCCGACAGTGTAATTCACCAATACATAAACCAGCGCAGTGAAGGGAGGACAGGGCAGCAATTTGCGGCCTCGTGTGTATTCAGAAAAGCTCCGGGTCTTCTCTTCAGAAGATGCCACTGGGGTACTCCCAGCAAAGCCCAATGTGGAGAAGATAAGTCCACGAAAACAGAACAATCACAACTGGTGAAGACGAATGAACAGAGGCATGCTTGAGGGCTGTCTGGGCGAGGATGAGGAGGGGCGAGTGTGGGGGGATGCAGAGGGGCTGGGTGATCCTGCTGGGAAGGAGAGCAAAGGCGCAGATGCAGTGAGGATGGGATCATGCTTGCTGCCTAGAGTCTGAAGGGCCAGGATGAGGAGGGACAGGCTGGCCAAGGATGTCCTCAACCAGGTGACGGCAGCTcaacccccatccccctgccccaagACCTTAGGAGGACACGCAAACAAGGAGCTTGACGTTAGTAGGAAGTGTCACTTGCACTTTGTGGAAGAGAAAGATGAGATGCCCTTGAGGAGCTCACAGAACGGTAGGGAGGGAGAAGGTACACCTCCAGCAATAAAATGCAGTTTCCATCACAGCATTAGCTATAATCgcaaactattaaaaacaattacTTGATCTCACAAACAGAAAATTGGTAGAAAATATAACTACAGCACATGCCCAAGAGGACAATTCTCCTGTATGAGGAGCAAGGGCTAAGTCCATCAGCTGACACCACCACCTCCTGATGTCATTGGGAAAGCAGAGGACCACACGTGACAGGCTACGTTTTGAGGAACGGGGCAAACTGGAGAATGAAGACATCACATATATCTCCGCCTGTAAAATAATTCCATAGGGGAACACTAGAATGGAATAGGgggcagctgtgtggctcagtgggttaaacctctgccttcagctcaggtcatgatctcagggtcctggggttgagccccacttcgggctctctgcttggcagagagagagtctgcttccccttctctctgtgtttACATGTGATCTTCTgctgattaaataaataacatccttatttttaaaaaaaatgaatggaatagGCTACCCACAGAGGATGGGCAGAAGTGGGTGCGTAAGGCAGTGACCTTTTTCTTTGACTCTGACTTTTAGAACCATTTAATGTTTCatgtattcaaaaattaaatcaaatggggaaaaaaaacgcCTAAAATCACATACAAAGTCAAATGAACTGTACCCAGATGAACACACAGTGAAGAGCAGAAAATCCTGCCCAAAGAGACCTCTGAACATAGCACTCAGGGTGCTCCTGTTAAAAGGACAGAGGTGAAAACCAGCAGTGACCTCTATGTAGGCTTTTACAGAGGGGTATAGACTGACGATGCCATGAGCCAGGAAGAGAATGGCACCGGGCTGGACCACCAGGTATCAgtgaccagagagagagaaacagacacagacgAAGATAAACTTACACGCAGGTCCGACCACAACTGGAGTCTAGAGTCAGGGATGCTCACTAGCAGCAAGCACCCAGCGCCCAGATGTTGTACTCTGCAACTACACAGAAAGGAGCAGCTGGCTCCTGGGCTGGAGCaggagaaaacacaagagaaaccTGAACATCTTGTTCTCCCAGAAAGTTCTCAAAAAATGGACACAGGAGCCAACATGAAGAGATTTCCAGAGGCCAAATTTGCAATAATCTGAACATCAAAACAACTGATAGTGTGACCCACCAAGTAAAAAAGAGCATGTGAGCCCATGTCGATGATGGGACGCATGGATGAGCAGGGGAGGCTCTTCCTTACATAGGAAGCCGACTAATACATGCAGAAGTGACGGATTAGAAAAGTGACCATCTGAAATCACAATGGACTCAAGCAGGTTTATTAATGAACAATAAAGTACAAAATCAAAGTTTGATAAGGAAGGGGATATTTATGTAGTTTTATAGTATTCCCTCCCCTTTcttatactgatttttttaaaaagttttatttatttgccagagataacacacaagcagggggagcatcaggcagagggagaagcaggctccccacagaacagggagcctgatgtgggacttgatcccaggaccctgggatgatgacctgagctgaaggtagatgctcaaatgactgacccacccacaTGTCCCTCCCCTTTTGACTACTTGTAACAGGAAGGAGTCATTTGGTGGAACAGCCTGGCCAGCACACCTTTCACAAGCAATCCAGTGATGGCCAAACCGCACTGGATCCCTCCTGGCTCATTGTCCTAGACAACTGACCCAACGTCACTTCCATGGTATTCCTGACAAAAATACAAATCCAGCTCTACTTGTGAGGAAACATCAGACCAACtatgaatttcataaaataaatgaccTGTAAATTTTTAGAAAGTGAGGAAATGATAACACAAGTGTGACAAAGTATGAATAACAGGTGAAGTCTGGATTCTTGGCACTGTTCTTACAACTCTTCCAGCTGACTAGAATTATTCCAAAAAACTGctagactggggcacctggctggctcagtgggttaaagcctctgcctttggctcaggtcatggtctcagggtcctgggatcgagccccacatcagcctctctgctcagcagggagcctgtttcctcctctctctctcttcctgcctctctgcctacttgtgatctctgtctatcaaataaataaataaaatctttaaaaaatcaactgcTAGATTGAGGAGGTTAAAGAAACCGCTCATTTCTAGGAGTGAATTCTTGCAGGCAGTGCTATTTACGACTCTCCTGGAGGAGCACTGGGTTTTGGTAAACAGAGGATAGGGAGGGAAATGGAGGGTGCCACCCCATTCTGCGAGGGGAGTGCCACACGCTCTGTGCTCCTGAACTTTAAAGATGCCAGAGGACAAGCATTTTTGGGAACCAGGAACTGACTCAGTTAAGACGAAGCATAGCAGAAAGGTGGACAATTAAAGGGCTGGAGGAAAACACCAGTTTCTCTAAAAGTTCTTCCAAACAGCCCAGGTTGACTGAGCCCTCATCCCCAGGCCTGCCTGGCCAGCTTTCCTTGACCCTGGCTGGGGGCACCGCCATGGGACACCACCACAACCGCCACTCTGATGAGGAAACTGCGATGCAGAGCAGCTGTGCAGGGCCacggtcacacagctggtgggcAGTGGTGCCACATGTGACTCTGGCATCTGACCTGTCAACCAAGGACTTTCAAATCTAACCAATCAAATGGCGGTGGCTGGAATGACCCGAAGGTGTAGCTGTGGGAGCTGAGACAGAAGAGATAGAGCATAGGCACGCTAGGGGGGGCAGGATCACTAGGAAGCCAGGTTagcattttcactttttaatagaACTGCCTTATTTTTCTATAAAGCCTTCAAAAGTAAAATCGGAACAATTATACCCATAAATTCCAGATGTATTAAGGACTATAAAAATGATCtcattttgctcttttccttcgGAGTGAGAAGTACTTTCCAAAGCAGACACTACTAAACCAGAAGAGAGCAGTGCAGGTTTGACTGTAAGAGCGAATGGTGCAAAACCACGAACAAGCATCTGGTCGAATCTACTGCCCACAGCCTTTCTGGAGAGCACCCCAGACTGACTGGAAAGTCATAGCTTAGCCAGGCAGCATCAGAAAGCCAGTTATGAGATGGTTTGTATGGGAGGACCTCTTTAtttatgtcaaaaaataaatggaaatgtggggcgccagagtggctcagtgggttaagcctctgccctttggcttgggtcatgatctcagggtcctgggatcaagccccgcactgggctctttgctcagtggggagcctgcttcccctctctctctgcctgcctctctgcctacttgcgatctctgtcaaaataaataaaatcttaaaaaaaaaaaaaaggaaacaaaagcatctAAAAGCACACAGCACAGGCACTTGCTCACAATTAAATGCTGAGTGAAGAGGtgaaaaatgtaaagtaaaagggggggtggggtaaaCTGAACCTCTGTTAATAATGTTGTCAACATGCGGCACTGGGGGGCTGTTTCTGACTCCAGCCAGCTCCtaatctcaggggcctgggaatTGGGCTCATGTTCAGCACAGAGCAtgcctgtctgtctccctctgcgccccacccccaccctcctctcaCCCTCtcattctcaaagaaataaaatctttacagaaaagcGTCCGTATCAGTTCATCCACTGTAGCAAATGTAACACACTAATCTAAGACAAATAATATGAGAAACCAGaggcagaagggggaggggacaggggtggAAGAACTGTACTTATCAGTAGCTTTTCCATAACCCTAAAATTACCCTACAAAACAACGTCTGTCTGTTCATTACAAAGAGGTGGCAAGGCAGGAGGAAGAAGTGCGAGTTTGTGCTCTTTGGCAAACATAGCGTTGGAGTCAGGGTAACGGATGCGCGCTCGCCCAGGTATGGCCTCGGGCTTACTGCCCACGCCCCCCCAGTCGAGAGCCGCGTTCACCCGCCGCGGTCAAGCAGGAGGTAAAGCGCTGGGGGCGGGCTGCGCGTCAGAAGCGTTTAAGCGTTTACACTTGCTCCCAGCGGTTCGCGGAGAACAGCAGATGCACCGAATGGTCCTCcagctcccttttctcctccaaGTAAGAGCTCAGCAGCCGGCCGATATCAGTTGATCTTtctaaacagagagagagagagacccacgAAGTGAGCGCAGGCCTCCCCACCTGAGTGAGGACACGGCTGGGGCCGGGCCGCGGGCTGCGGTTTTCTTTGCGGCGCCCCCCGGATTCGGAGTGTCCCCGAGAGCCGGCCGCGGGGTGCAGGTGCCCGCACGGAAGAGCTCAAGGGAGCGAAGGCCGGAGGCCCACGACCCCGCCGCGCGCCGCTGCCGATCCGCCCGCCTGAGGCGTCGCGGGGAGACCGCCGCAC encodes:
- the DTYMK gene encoding thymidylate kinase, which encodes MAVRRGALIVLEGVDRAGKSTQSRKLVAALCAAGHRAELLRFPERSTDIGRLLSSYLEEKRELEDHSVHLLFSANRWEQVPLIKKKLGQGITLVVDRYAFSGVAFTSAKENFSLDWCKQPDVGLPKPDLVVFLQLGLAEAAARGEFGRERYENGNFQERALRCFHQLMADKTLNWKMVDASKSIEDVHKEIHALSVDTIQAVTERPLGELWK